The Pithys albifrons albifrons isolate INPA30051 chromosome 23, PitAlb_v1, whole genome shotgun sequence genome contains a region encoding:
- the HMBS gene encoding porphobilinogen deaminase has product MAEPGPGEPRGDGDGNRDRGRGRAGSGGTGTEPLQPRGENGVDGRAVRVGTRRSQLARIQTDSVVSMLRELYPDLHFEIVAMSTTGDKILDTALSKIGEKSLFTKELENALERNEVDLVVHSLKDLPTSLPPGFTIGAVCKRENPLDAVVFHPKNSGKTLNLLPEKSVIGTSSLRRAAQLKKKFPQLEFRDIRGNLNTRLKKLDEKEDFSAIILAAAGLKRMGWENRIGQLLSPEDCLYAVGQGALAVEVRAKDQEILSMVSALHDADTVLCCIAERAFMKRLEGGCSVPVAVNTLLKDGQLYLTGAVYSLDGSDSLKETMQTSVNYPHQNEDGPNDDVQHVGVTAKNVPSKAQEAAENLGIELANLLLSKGAKHILSVARQLNDAR; this is encoded by the exons ATGGCGGAGCCGGGCCCGGGCGAGCCCCGCGGGGACGGGGATGGGAACCGGGAcaggggccggggccgggcggggagcggcgggacGGGCACGGAGCCGCTGCAGCCGCGCGGCGAGAACGGCGTGGACGGCAGGGCGGTCCGCGTGGGCACCCGCCGGAGCCAG CTGGCCCGGATTCAGACGGACAGCGTGGTGTCCATGCTCCGGGAGCTGTACCCTGACCTGCACTTTGAGATTG TTGCCATGTCAACAACTGGAGACAAGATCTTGGATACAGCACTTTCCAAG ATTGGGGAGAAGAGTCTCTTCACCAAAGAGTTGGAAAATGCTCTTGAAAGAAATGA GGTTGATCTTGTGGTTCACTCCTTGAAGGACCTGCCAACTTCTCTTCCTCCTGGCTTTACCATCGGTGCTGTCTGCAA AAGGGAAAACCCACTTGATGCTGTTGTCTTTCATCCCAAAAACTCTGGAAAAACGTTGAACCTCCTTCCTGAAAAAAG TGTGATTGGAACCAGTTCACTTCggagagcagctcagctcaaaAAGAAGTTCCCTCAGTTAGAATTCAGGGATATT AGAGGGAACTTAAATACCCGCCTGAAGAAGCTGGATGAGAAGGAAGACTTCAGTGCCATcatcctggctgctgctgggctgaagAGGATGGGCTGGGAGAACCGCATtggccag CTCCTGAGCCCTGAAGATTGTCTATATGCTGTTGGACAG ggtgCCTTAGCAGTGGAAGTTCGAGCCAAAGACCAAGAGATACTGAGCATGGTGTCTGCCCTGCACGATGCAGACACCGTGTTGTGCTGCATTGCTGAGAGAGCCTTCATGAAGCGTTTG GAAGGTGGATGCAGCGTCCCTGTTGCTGTCAACACCCTGCTGAAGGATGGCCAG CTGTACCTGACAGGAGCTGTCTACAGCTTGGACGGATCCGACAGCCTGAAGGAGACCATGCAGACCAGTGTGAACTACCCCCATCAG AATGAAGATGGACCCAACGACGACGTGCAGCACGTTGGTGTCACAGCCAAGAACGTCCCTAGCAAGGCCCAGGAAGCTGCAGAGAACCTGGGTATTGAACTGGCTAATTTGCTTCTGAGCAAGGGAGCAAAGCACATCCTCAGCGTGGCGAGGCAGCTCAACGATGCCCGCTGA
- the H2AX gene encoding histone H2AX, translating into MSGRGKSGGKARAKAKSRSSRAGLQFPVGRVHRLLRRGHYAERVGAGAPVYLAAVLEYLTAEILELAGNAARDNKKTRIIPRHLQLAVRNDEELNKLLGGVTIAQGGVLPNIQAVLLPKKTSGGAAGPAKAGKKGSGQQSQEY; encoded by the coding sequence ATGTCCGGCCGAGGGAAGAGCGGCGGTAAGGCCCGCGCGAAGGCCAAGTCTCGCTCGTCCCGGGCTGGGCTGCAGTTCCCGGTCGGGCGCGTTCACCGGCTGCTGCGGCGCGGGCACTACGCGGAGCGGGTGGGTGCGGGCGCGCCCGTGTACCTGGCGGCCGTGCTGGAGTACCTGACGGCCGAGATCCTGGAGCTGGCGGGCAACGCGGCGCGCGACAACAAAAAGACGCGCATCATCCCCCGCCACCTGCAGCTGGCGGTGCGCAACGATGAGGAGCTCAACAAGCTGCTGGGCGGCGTGACCATCGCGCAGGGCGGCGTCCTGCCCAACATCCAGGCCGTGCTGCTGCCCAAGAAGACGAGCGGCGGCGCCGCGGGCCCCGCCAAGGCCGGCAAGAAGGGCAGCGGGCAGCAGTCGCAGGAGTATTAG
- the DPAGT1 gene encoding UDP-N-acetylglucosamine--dolichyl-phosphate N-acetylglucosaminephosphotransferase: MAAWPAVPLLINLAGSLLGFAATLTLIPAFTDRFLAARLFGEDLNKASRRPVPEAQGVISGAVFLIILFCFIPVPFLRCFVEEQCAAFPHDEFVELIGALLAICCMVFLGFADDVLNLPWRHKLLLPTMASLPLLMVYFTSFGNTTIVVPKPFRVLLGMHLDLGILYYVYMGMLAVFCTNAINILAGINGIEAGQSLVIAASIIVFNIVELNGDYRDDHIFSLYFMIPFFFTTLGLFYHNWYPSRVFVGDTFCYFAGMTFAVVGILGHFSKTMLLFFIPQVLNFLYSLPQLFHIIPCPRHRLPRLNPSTGKLEMSYSKFKTKSLSALGTNILKVVKILHVVDVRSGMDEDGEYTECNNMTLINFVIKLIGPTHERNLTLLLLLIQVLGSTVAFSIRYQLVRLFYDV, encoded by the exons ATGGCGGCCTGGCCCGCCGTGCCGCTGCTCATCAACCTCGCCGGGTCGCTGCTGGGCTTCGCGGCCACGCTGACGCTCATCCCGGCCTTCACCGACCGCTTCCTGGCGGCGCGGCTCTTCGGGGAGGACCTGAACAAGGCGTCGCGCCGGCCCGT CCCCGAGGCGCAGGGCGTGATCAGCGGCGCCGTGTTCCTCATCATCCTCTTCTGCTTCATCCCCGTGCCCTTCCTGAGGTGTTTCGTGGAGGAGCAGTGCGCGGCGTTCCCGCACGACGAG TTCGTGGAGCTCATCGGTGCGCTCCTCGCCATCTGCTGCATGGTTTTCCTGGGCTTTGCAGATGACGTTCTGAACCTGCCCTGGCGCCACAAGCTGCTGCTCCCTACCATGGCTTCCCTGCCGCTGCTCATGGTTTACTTCACCAGCTTTGGGAACACGACCATTGTGGTGCCTAAACCCTTCCGGGTGTTGCTGGGCATGCACCTGGATCTGG GAATCCTCTACTACGTGTACATGGGCATGCTGGCAGTGTTCTGCACCAATGCCATCAACATTCTCGCAGGAATTAATGGGATTGAAGCAGGACAGTCGCTGGTGATAGCTGCTTCCATTATTGTATTCAACATTGTAGAGTTAAATG gAGACTATCGAGATGatcacattttttctctctacttcatgattccctttttttttaccacGCTGGGCCTATTTTACCACAACTG GTACCCGTCCCGGGTGTTTGTTGGGGACACCTTCTGCTACTTTGCTGGCATGACCTTTGCTGTGGTGGGGATCTTGGGGCACTTCAGCAAAACCatgttgcttttcttcatcCCACAAGTGCTCAACTTCCTCTACTCACTGCCTCAACTCTTCCACATCATTCCTTGTcctcgccaccggctgccgaG gcTTAATCCTAGTACAGGAAAGTTGGAGATGAGCTACTCCAAATTCAAAACTAAGAGCCTCTCTGCCCTAGGAACAAACATTCTGAAG GTAGTCAAGATCTTGCACGTAGTAGATGTGAGGAGTGGAATGGACGAAGATGGCGAATACACTGAATGCAATAATATGACACTTATTAACTTTGTCATAAAGCTGATTGGACCCACCCACGAGCGAAATCTCActctgctgttgctgctcaTTCAG GTCCTGGGCAGCACCGTTGCATTTTCCATCCGGTACCAACTGGTGCGTCTGTTCTATGATGTCTGA
- the C2CD2L gene encoding phospholipid transfer protein C2CD2L isoform X1, with product MGPDLGWAALVLLFAASLLTVAAWLLQYWRSAALRAPRRRGAAAAEEAGARALLAALLALRALREQWQRAWVRALNSQARRHGSSVQITFEEGPQLPPAANISCVTCKGQSDHGMVLCCHLSAEAVKFPVSVTQQSPVAVSVDTYHVTLAVLQAQVEIHLEEIQNEGLLVSWAFKDRPDLDLSVLPRLQLPEDEGRVDLSTIKDLIEDTIVSTQPAMMVNLMACTAGASSVPSNKLSRESPSGVAAAPLGSKLLLRNLRVLNLGCQGKGGGGEMCCVAELDSPPQQKWTRPVTAGSAAGEMEWNEELFLELGPKSKELKLQVLGNSDGVGNVLLAYATLLIDSLGKRPSGRQVCSLTPGTGQSLTPEATITLELLFQESPASLNAQHTTSLRSSITPTKKVEMDRTIMPDGTIVTTVTTIQSRPKADCKLDSPSRSPSKVEVTEKKTTVLLETGCPPGPLPSGTRDGQMPNGLDPVAETAIRQLTETNNKTTKKTPTKRSTLIISGVSKVPIAQDEMALSLGYAASLEATACGDSAAQGTADGMQDPAELSRPLEASASGQGTSQELDETTRSDISERPSVEDVESETGSTGALETRSLKDHKVSFLRSGTKLIFRRRSKQKEAGLSQSHDDLSNVTANSTTRKKAGSFSHRLIKRFSFKSKSKPKGSDSTSAGEN from the exons ATGGGGCCGGACCTGGGCTGGGCCGCGCTGGTGCTGCTGTTCGCCGCCTCGCTGCTCACCGTGGCGGCCTGGCTGCTGCAGTACTGGCGGAGCGCGGCCCTGCGGGCGccgcggcggcgcggggcggcggcggcggaggaggCCGGGGCGCGGGCGCTGCTCGCCGCGCTGCTCGCCCTGCGGGCGCTGCGGGAGCAGTGGCAGCGGGCGTGGGTGCGAGCGCTGAACAGCCAGGCGCGCCGGCACGGG AGTTCAGTGCAGATCACATTTGAGGAGGGTCCTCAGTTACCACCAGCTGCAAATATAAGTTGTGTGACGTGCAAGGGACAGTCTGATCACGGCATG GTGCTGTGCTGCCATCTGTCAGCTGAAGCTGTGAAATTCCCTGTCTCTGTTACTCAGCAGTCCCCAGTTGCTGTTTCTGTGGACACCTATCATGTCActttggctgtgctgcaggctcAG GTGGAGATCCACTTGGAGGAGATACAGAATGAGGGTCTCCTGGTGTCCTGGGCATTCAAGGACAGACCAGACTTGGACCTTTCGGTTCTTCCAAGACTTCAACTTCCTGAG GATGAAGGGAGAGTGGATCTGTCCACGATAAAGGATCTGATTGAGGATACCATTGTCAGCACACAGCCAGCCATGATGGTGAACCTGATGGCTTGCACTGCTGGAGCCAGCTCG GTACCCAGCAATAAGCTGAGTCGAGAGTCCCCATCTGGAGTAGCAGCAGCCCCTCTGGGTTCTAAGCTGTTGCTCCGGAATCTTCGAGTGCTGAACTTGGGCTGCCAGGGGAAGGGAG GAGGTGGGGAGATGTGctgtgtggcagagctggacaGCCCCCCACAGCAGAAGTGGACGAGGCCAGTgacagctggcagtgctgcaggagagaTGGAGTGGAATGAGGAGCTCTTCCT GGAGTTGGGACCTAAAAGCAAAGAGCTGAAGCTACAGGTGCTGGGGAACAGTGATGGAGTGGGAA ATGTGCTTCTGGCATATGCCACACTGTTGATTGATTCTTTGGGCAAAAGACCATCTGGGAGGCAGGTCTGCTCACTGACCCCAGGAACTGGGCAGTCACTGACACCTGAAGCCACCATTACACTGGAG CTGCTATTCCAGGAGTCTCCTGCCTCTCTGAATGCTCAGCACACCACATCTCTGCGAAGCAGCATCACCCCCACGAAGAAGGTGGAGATGGACCGGACCATCATGCCCGATGGCACCATCGTGACCACTGTCACCACCATCCAGTCCCGGCCCAAGGCAGACTGCAAACTGG ATTCACCATCAAGGTCACCTTCCAAGGTGGAAGTGACTGAAAAGAAGACAACAGTGCTTTTGGAGACTGGCTGTCCTCCTGGCCCCTTGCCCAGTGGTACCC GCGATGGTCAAATGCCCAATGGCTTGGACCCCGTGGCTGAGACGGCGATCAGGCAGCTGACAGAGACTAATAACAAGACCACCAAGAAGACACCAACAAAACGTAGCACTCTGATCATCTCAGGAGTTTCCAAG gTACCTATTGCTCAAGatgaaatggcactttctctggGTTATGCTGCATCCCTGGAGGCCACAGCATGTGGGGACTctgctgcacagggcacagctgatgGGATGCAGGATCCTGCTGAGCTGTCCCGGCCGCTGGAAGCATCGGCATCGGGACAAGGGaccagccaggagctggatgaGACAACGCGATCGGACATCTCTGAAAGACCATCAGTGGAAGATGTGGAGTCTGAAACTGGCTCCACAGGAGCCCTTGAGACCAGGAGCTTGAAAGATCACAAAG TCAGCTTTCTTCGGAGTGGCACCAAGCTCATCTTCCGGAGAAGGAGCAAGCAGAAGGAGGCGGGTCTGAGCCAGTCACACGATGACTTGTCCAATGTCACTGCCAACTCCACCACCAGGAAGAAAGCCGGGAGCTTCTCTCACCGCCTCATCAAGCGCTTCTCCTTCAAGTCTAAATCCAAACCCAAAGGTAGTGACAGCACATCAGCTGGTGAGAACTGA
- the C2CD2L gene encoding phospholipid transfer protein C2CD2L isoform X2 has product MYHMLRSSVQITFEEGPQLPPAANISCVTCKGQSDHGMVLCCHLSAEAVKFPVSVTQQSPVAVSVDTYHVTLAVLQAQVEIHLEEIQNEGLLVSWAFKDRPDLDLSVLPRLQLPEDEGRVDLSTIKDLIEDTIVSTQPAMMVNLMACTAGASSVPSNKLSRESPSGVAAAPLGSKLLLRNLRVLNLGCQGKGGGGEMCCVAELDSPPQQKWTRPVTAGSAAGEMEWNEELFLELGPKSKELKLQVLGNSDGVGNVLLAYATLLIDSLGKRPSGRQVCSLTPGTGQSLTPEATITLELLFQESPASLNAQHTTSLRSSITPTKKVEMDRTIMPDGTIVTTVTTIQSRPKADCKLDSPSRSPSKVEVTEKKTTVLLETGCPPGPLPSGTRDGQMPNGLDPVAETAIRQLTETNNKTTKKTPTKRSTLIISGVSKVPIAQDEMALSLGYAASLEATACGDSAAQGTADGMQDPAELSRPLEASASGQGTSQELDETTRSDISERPSVEDVESETGSTGALETRSLKDHKVSFLRSGTKLIFRRRSKQKEAGLSQSHDDLSNVTANSTTRKKAGSFSHRLIKRFSFKSKSKPKGSDSTSAGEN; this is encoded by the exons ATGTACCATATGCTGAGG AGTTCAGTGCAGATCACATTTGAGGAGGGTCCTCAGTTACCACCAGCTGCAAATATAAGTTGTGTGACGTGCAAGGGACAGTCTGATCACGGCATG GTGCTGTGCTGCCATCTGTCAGCTGAAGCTGTGAAATTCCCTGTCTCTGTTACTCAGCAGTCCCCAGTTGCTGTTTCTGTGGACACCTATCATGTCActttggctgtgctgcaggctcAG GTGGAGATCCACTTGGAGGAGATACAGAATGAGGGTCTCCTGGTGTCCTGGGCATTCAAGGACAGACCAGACTTGGACCTTTCGGTTCTTCCAAGACTTCAACTTCCTGAG GATGAAGGGAGAGTGGATCTGTCCACGATAAAGGATCTGATTGAGGATACCATTGTCAGCACACAGCCAGCCATGATGGTGAACCTGATGGCTTGCACTGCTGGAGCCAGCTCG GTACCCAGCAATAAGCTGAGTCGAGAGTCCCCATCTGGAGTAGCAGCAGCCCCTCTGGGTTCTAAGCTGTTGCTCCGGAATCTTCGAGTGCTGAACTTGGGCTGCCAGGGGAAGGGAG GAGGTGGGGAGATGTGctgtgtggcagagctggacaGCCCCCCACAGCAGAAGTGGACGAGGCCAGTgacagctggcagtgctgcaggagagaTGGAGTGGAATGAGGAGCTCTTCCT GGAGTTGGGACCTAAAAGCAAAGAGCTGAAGCTACAGGTGCTGGGGAACAGTGATGGAGTGGGAA ATGTGCTTCTGGCATATGCCACACTGTTGATTGATTCTTTGGGCAAAAGACCATCTGGGAGGCAGGTCTGCTCACTGACCCCAGGAACTGGGCAGTCACTGACACCTGAAGCCACCATTACACTGGAG CTGCTATTCCAGGAGTCTCCTGCCTCTCTGAATGCTCAGCACACCACATCTCTGCGAAGCAGCATCACCCCCACGAAGAAGGTGGAGATGGACCGGACCATCATGCCCGATGGCACCATCGTGACCACTGTCACCACCATCCAGTCCCGGCCCAAGGCAGACTGCAAACTGG ATTCACCATCAAGGTCACCTTCCAAGGTGGAAGTGACTGAAAAGAAGACAACAGTGCTTTTGGAGACTGGCTGTCCTCCTGGCCCCTTGCCCAGTGGTACCC GCGATGGTCAAATGCCCAATGGCTTGGACCCCGTGGCTGAGACGGCGATCAGGCAGCTGACAGAGACTAATAACAAGACCACCAAGAAGACACCAACAAAACGTAGCACTCTGATCATCTCAGGAGTTTCCAAG gTACCTATTGCTCAAGatgaaatggcactttctctggGTTATGCTGCATCCCTGGAGGCCACAGCATGTGGGGACTctgctgcacagggcacagctgatgGGATGCAGGATCCTGCTGAGCTGTCCCGGCCGCTGGAAGCATCGGCATCGGGACAAGGGaccagccaggagctggatgaGACAACGCGATCGGACATCTCTGAAAGACCATCAGTGGAAGATGTGGAGTCTGAAACTGGCTCCACAGGAGCCCTTGAGACCAGGAGCTTGAAAGATCACAAAG TCAGCTTTCTTCGGAGTGGCACCAAGCTCATCTTCCGGAGAAGGAGCAAGCAGAAGGAGGCGGGTCTGAGCCAGTCACACGATGACTTGTCCAATGTCACTGCCAACTCCACCACCAGGAAGAAAGCCGGGAGCTTCTCTCACCGCCTCATCAAGCGCTTCTCCTTCAAGTCTAAATCCAAACCCAAAGGTAGTGACAGCACATCAGCTGGTGAGAACTGA
- the C2CD2L gene encoding phospholipid transfer protein C2CD2L isoform X3, with translation MVLCCHLSAEAVKFPVSVTQQSPVAVSVDTYHVTLAVLQAQVEIHLEEIQNEGLLVSWAFKDRPDLDLSVLPRLQLPEDEGRVDLSTIKDLIEDTIVSTQPAMMVNLMACTAGASSVPSNKLSRESPSGVAAAPLGSKLLLRNLRVLNLGCQGKGGGGEMCCVAELDSPPQQKWTRPVTAGSAAGEMEWNEELFLELGPKSKELKLQVLGNSDGVGNVLLAYATLLIDSLGKRPSGRQVCSLTPGTGQSLTPEATITLELLFQESPASLNAQHTTSLRSSITPTKKVEMDRTIMPDGTIVTTVTTIQSRPKADCKLDSPSRSPSKVEVTEKKTTVLLETGCPPGPLPSGTRDGQMPNGLDPVAETAIRQLTETNNKTTKKTPTKRSTLIISGVSKVPIAQDEMALSLGYAASLEATACGDSAAQGTADGMQDPAELSRPLEASASGQGTSQELDETTRSDISERPSVEDVESETGSTGALETRSLKDHKVSFLRSGTKLIFRRRSKQKEAGLSQSHDDLSNVTANSTTRKKAGSFSHRLIKRFSFKSKSKPKGSDSTSAGEN, from the exons ATG GTGCTGTGCTGCCATCTGTCAGCTGAAGCTGTGAAATTCCCTGTCTCTGTTACTCAGCAGTCCCCAGTTGCTGTTTCTGTGGACACCTATCATGTCActttggctgtgctgcaggctcAG GTGGAGATCCACTTGGAGGAGATACAGAATGAGGGTCTCCTGGTGTCCTGGGCATTCAAGGACAGACCAGACTTGGACCTTTCGGTTCTTCCAAGACTTCAACTTCCTGAG GATGAAGGGAGAGTGGATCTGTCCACGATAAAGGATCTGATTGAGGATACCATTGTCAGCACACAGCCAGCCATGATGGTGAACCTGATGGCTTGCACTGCTGGAGCCAGCTCG GTACCCAGCAATAAGCTGAGTCGAGAGTCCCCATCTGGAGTAGCAGCAGCCCCTCTGGGTTCTAAGCTGTTGCTCCGGAATCTTCGAGTGCTGAACTTGGGCTGCCAGGGGAAGGGAG GAGGTGGGGAGATGTGctgtgtggcagagctggacaGCCCCCCACAGCAGAAGTGGACGAGGCCAGTgacagctggcagtgctgcaggagagaTGGAGTGGAATGAGGAGCTCTTCCT GGAGTTGGGACCTAAAAGCAAAGAGCTGAAGCTACAGGTGCTGGGGAACAGTGATGGAGTGGGAA ATGTGCTTCTGGCATATGCCACACTGTTGATTGATTCTTTGGGCAAAAGACCATCTGGGAGGCAGGTCTGCTCACTGACCCCAGGAACTGGGCAGTCACTGACACCTGAAGCCACCATTACACTGGAG CTGCTATTCCAGGAGTCTCCTGCCTCTCTGAATGCTCAGCACACCACATCTCTGCGAAGCAGCATCACCCCCACGAAGAAGGTGGAGATGGACCGGACCATCATGCCCGATGGCACCATCGTGACCACTGTCACCACCATCCAGTCCCGGCCCAAGGCAGACTGCAAACTGG ATTCACCATCAAGGTCACCTTCCAAGGTGGAAGTGACTGAAAAGAAGACAACAGTGCTTTTGGAGACTGGCTGTCCTCCTGGCCCCTTGCCCAGTGGTACCC GCGATGGTCAAATGCCCAATGGCTTGGACCCCGTGGCTGAGACGGCGATCAGGCAGCTGACAGAGACTAATAACAAGACCACCAAGAAGACACCAACAAAACGTAGCACTCTGATCATCTCAGGAGTTTCCAAG gTACCTATTGCTCAAGatgaaatggcactttctctggGTTATGCTGCATCCCTGGAGGCCACAGCATGTGGGGACTctgctgcacagggcacagctgatgGGATGCAGGATCCTGCTGAGCTGTCCCGGCCGCTGGAAGCATCGGCATCGGGACAAGGGaccagccaggagctggatgaGACAACGCGATCGGACATCTCTGAAAGACCATCAGTGGAAGATGTGGAGTCTGAAACTGGCTCCACAGGAGCCCTTGAGACCAGGAGCTTGAAAGATCACAAAG TCAGCTTTCTTCGGAGTGGCACCAAGCTCATCTTCCGGAGAAGGAGCAAGCAGAAGGAGGCGGGTCTGAGCCAGTCACACGATGACTTGTCCAATGTCACTGCCAACTCCACCACCAGGAAGAAAGCCGGGAGCTTCTCTCACCGCCTCATCAAGCGCTTCTCCTTCAAGTCTAAATCCAAACCCAAAGGTAGTGACAGCACATCAGCTGGTGAGAACTGA